In Coleofasciculus sp. FACHB-T130, the DNA window ATTTGACTAGATCGTTGCAATTGTTCTGACTCTGTAGGGGTCAAAGAGAAATTCAGAACCCTGGTAACACCCTGACGATTTACGACCGCAGGCAAACTCAGACAAACATCATTAATTCCGTGAAGACCATTTATCAAACTACTAACAGTCAAAACTCTGTTTTGATTGCGTAAAATTGCTTGCACAATCTGAGTAACCCCTAAACCAATCGCGTAGCAAGTTGCTCCTTTGCGTTGGATAATCTCATAGGCGGCGTTCTTGACCTGTTGAAAAATCTCGTCAATTTGTGCAGTTTTCGTTAAATCATTATTGTCATGAACATCTAATAAATTCATTCCCGCAATATTGGCTTTGCTCCAAACGGGAACTTCACTGTCTCCATGTTCCCCAATAATGTATGCGTGCAAACTACGCGGGTCAACTTGTAACTTTTGGGCTAACAGATAGCGAAAACGAGCTGTATCTAACACCGTGCCCGAACCAATCACACTAGAACTCGGCAACCCAGAAAGCTTCCAGGAAACATAGGTCATGATATCTACTGGATTCGAGACGATTAAGAGAATCGCTCCTGGAGAACATCTCACGATTTCTGGAATCAAATTTTTAAAGATTTCGATGTTGCGCTGCACCAAACTTAACCGATTTTCTCCAGGCTTTTGTTTTGCTCCTGCTGTAACAATTACAATATCCGCATTTTCCCCCTCTTCTAGGGTTCCTGCTCGTACTAAGCTGGGTTCGACAAAGGGTAGCCCGTGGACTAAATCCATGACTTCCCCTTCTAGCTTTTCTCGATTAACATCAACAATCACCATTTCATCCAAGGTGTTTTGAATCAGGATTGAGTAAGCGCAAGCCATTCCTACCTGACCTGCACCAATAATGACTCCCTTCCGGGGACGACGAGCGATCGCTAAGTCAAGATTAGTCTCGGTAGGGGTTGTAAATAATTCTTCAAACATATCTATCTGATGGAAAATGTCGTTGATGTAATGATATCGAAAACCAATCCTTTTCAGATAAAGCTAACCTTCTTTTCCTTTAATTATTTTTATCATTGTGTCTCAACAACAGTCTTTTAGCGTCTCCAGAATGTTTTGGGAACGCTAAACCACGGCGTTAATTTTAACAATTCGCTACTTCTATGAAACCTTGTTTAACTCGATTCTTTCTCTATCAAAAGTTTTATTTCCGTAGTCACTACTAAACAAATCAAAAATAATAGATAACGCTCCATGGGCAAGTTGTTTTACATGAAGCAAGCTAAAATTATTTTTAGTACATACATATATTTTTTCTATTTTGTAGGGACTTTTAGTTTCATTACTTTCAATAAAATTTTCATCAATGACTATCTTTTGTAATATGTTCATAGCAAATTTACTTAAAGATGCATAGGCGATACCGCTAGAAGTAAGCTGAAACACTTTAGCCGATGGAGATTGCTCGTGGGATAACTTGAAAGCAGCTCCCATGTGTACATCTCCGCTCAAAAATACAATAGGTTTCTTGGTTTTTTGGGAAACCTCAAAAACCTTCTTTAATAGTTGATCTCGTTCTGCCCAATTAGATTTATGATCCCAATGATCTCGTAAATCATCAGTGTACTTCCAATAGGGGATGTCTAAATTATTAACAGCAAAGCTCTTAAAGTGAACGACTGGAACTGGCGACACAATAAATAAAACGCGGGATTCAGAATCATATTGGGAATTTAGCCAACCGTCAAAACGTTTCCACTGCTCGGCACCTAAAAGACGCAGCTCTTGCCGGTTATAATCATGATGTCCCCTCATATCTAATACATAAAAACTACAGAATCCACAATTGAACTGATAGTCAAATTGATCAATACTGGTATCTGTAGGAGGATTATGAGAATGTTCGTATTCTTGATAAACTTGCTTAGCAGCCTCAAACATTTCATTTGCTAGCCGCAAATGTTCTTGAGTATTTCGCAACTGCCATGAAGTATCTAGCTGTGCGGCTAATTCATTGGGTGTATAAGAACCCCAGCCATCCATAATTTCATGGTCATCCCATATCATATAGGTGGGAAAAGTTTGAAAAAGTTGTTGCACCTGGGGGATGCCCCAATAACCCCGATAGATATCTCGATACCAGGAAATCATATCGATTTTAGAAGGGTTTTGTTTTTTGTTCTTCTTCAACCAGCTCCAGATATTTAATTGTTTATTTCCTTCTCCATCCACATATACTTGGTCGCCAGTACCTATCAAAAAATTTGCATTTGTATCCAATAATTCTTGCTTAAATTTATCCCACATTTCCAAATTGAGGAGCTGATGCTCGTCGTAAGGCATATGGCAACTGAACATCCCAAAATTCACCTCTGTGGGATGTTCTGGAAAGGTTTGAAATGACAGGTTTTGTTCGTTGCCCAGTTCCCAGGGTTTTTCTCTATCCAAGTGAAATAGAGCGTAATAATAGCGAGTATCGGGTTGGAGATTTTTTAGGTCTACTACACCTGTTAAGTCATGCTCTTGATTAAGTTGGAGTGGGACAAGAGTAACGCTATAAATTTCTTGGGAAGTACTTGGAGAGGTTAATCGCAACCAATGCCCTTTTTCGTCGTTGATTATCTCCGGAGTGCCATTGGTAGGAATTCGATGGCGAGAAAATACTAGCCAGTAATCTCCAGGAGAAGACGCCCGGAACCACAGGCGGGTGCTAGTGGGAGTAGTATGCCCAATGATACTGGCACAATCGAGACGGGAATTGGGCCAGGGGCGCTGTTCGGGGTCATAAAAATTGAGGTGGGACAAGGTCAAATTGAAACTCGGCTTTGATAGAATGTCTGCGAATTTCAATATTAACTAGAAACGGTTGATATTGATGGTTTAGCGGACATTTAGCTGACAAACACAAGGAACCGAATCATCGGCGCGATATACTTTGCGATCGCGCGTTATTCCTCTCGCTGCTTTTTTTGGCTTCTAACTGCTGCCCAGAACCCTTATAAATCAAACGCTGTCAGTCACGCTGCTAAAATTAAACGCCCTCACTCGTACCCCAGGCACAACACTGCTGCCGTAGCGTTGGACTGTACTCAGAGCATCCACATCCCGCAGCATTTCAGGCAAACTCTGGTTAAAGCGCAAGTTTTTAATCGGGTAAGCAATTTGACCATTCTCGATCCAGAAGGTGCCATCACGACTCATTCCCGTTACGACTAATGATCGAGGATTCACATAGCGCACGTACCAAGCCCGACTCACCAAAATTCCTCGCTCTGTCTGGGCGATTAGGTCAGCTAGACTTCGATCTGAGCCAGTCATCACAATTGGATACATCGCGCCTGTCGGCTTTTTGCCCTGCTGTGCCGCCCAGTAGCGGCTATAGGAAAGCGTTTGAGGGATACCGTCCTGAATGACTTCTTTGTAGTCATTGCTTAATCCATCGCCAAAGAAAGTGCCTAACTGCAACAGAGGATGAGCGGCATTTCGCTGTACTTGTACGATGGGGCTAAACATTGCTTCGCCCAAACGGTTACCCGCGGGTTTGCCTGACTCATCAGTGCGAGACATAAACGACCGCCCTTCATCTGCTGCGCGTGCATCCAAATTCCAGACGATCCAAGGGAGCAAAGCAGCAAAAGCGGCTCCATCAAAGACAACTGGATACGCGCCAGGATGGACTTCGCGGGGTTGGCGCGACTTGATTGCCCGCTCAATTAGCTGCTGGGTTAATTCCTCAATTGGCAACTGTTCAAGCGCCCAAGCGGAGCGATTAGACCACGAGGAACCATCCCCAATGCGAGAGGTAAAGCTGAAATCTGCCTCTGTAGTTTGATTGCAAGCGCGTAGTCCCCGCGAATTCCCGATCGCATATAAGTTCGTTTCTGTACTCAGGGTTCCCGAACCATCCACTCCTGCCTTCGCACTCATGGCACACACACGCTGGATAATTTCGCCTCGTGCTAGCGGTGAAAGGGTTGCCGTTACCTCATCGAAGGCTGGGATGCGATCTTCGTAAACTTGAGGTTCTAGCAGTGGCACCCACTCCGGATCTTCTGGGGCGAAACGGGCAAGTTCTTCCGAGCGTTTGATGGCGGATGCGATCGCATCTGAATCTAAATCTGTTGTAGAACTAGAGGCACTCTTGCGTCCGAAGTAACTGGTGATGGTGAGCTTAAACTGAGTGCTACTAATATTTTGGCTAATTTGATTTTCCGAGAAGCGGCTGAGGGATTCTTCACCAGTGCTGAGGCTGACAAATACCTCCTCGGCTTCCGACTGTTTAATAACTTCTTCTAATAGAGAGATCGCCCGATCTTTACTGATTAAACTGGGTCCTTTTGCTAGAGTCACGATAATCCTGAGATTTGTGGATGGTTGAGTGTGGGATGAAGCGATGCGATCGCGTTTTGATTTCGGGTGCGAGGCTTTTCAAATGCCAATCAACAAAATAATTAAAACCTCTATTCCAGAGTGCCAGATTATTCGTAAATTCAGCAACGCTGCAACAGTCAGTCGTTCTGATGTCCGTGAGTTTTCTATCTTTACATCCCAATTAGGTTATCCTAGCTTGCTTTATTCTAGTTACAAAATATTACATTTATGCTAAAACAAGGTACTAAAGATAGTATTGACAAGAAAGAAATATTATTTTGCAATTCTGGAATAGAGGCGAGAGATGACCTACGAAAGAATACGAAAATCTTCTTCTTGGAATCCCGCTTCTAGCCAGAAAAACAGCCACAGCATTCAGTCGCGCCCTTTTGCAATCCAACCAAAACCTGATTCGCAGCTGCCTCCTACCCAGCAGGAAATAGAAAATCAAGCATTTGACCAGCATAAGTTTGAGGCGACCGGGCTAGAAATACAGGCGAAACTAGGCAGCATAACGCCAGAGGGACAGGAACGACTAACGGTATTACAGGCAAAGATGGATGCCTTTTGGCAGCAGAAAAGAGAAATTACGCAACGCCAAGGCATTAACTTATTGGAAATCCCCAACCTATTTGCTCCCCGCCAAATAGCGACACCCCAACCAATTCAGGCAAAACTGACGATTGGAGAACCAGGGGATCGGTACGAACAAGAGGCAGATCGAGTAGCGGCTCAAGTCGTGAGTCAGATTAATAACGCACCTGCGCCTAAACAGTCAGCTTCGGGTGAAACTGTCCAGCGAGACGAAATGCCCCAACTGGATGAGGAGGAAAAACTCCAGCAGAAACCAGAAGGCAGCATCCAGCGGCAAGATACGCCCCAACTCGATGAAGAAGACGAACTCCAGATGAAGCCAATAGTGCAGTGTCAGTCTGGAGCGGATGGAATGGCTGCAACAGCGGATCTGGAAACATCCATCCAACAAGCCAAAGGTAGCGGACAACCGCTCTCAGAAAGCATCCGAGAACCAATGGAAAAGGCTTTTGGCGCAGACTTCAGTAGTGTCAAAATTCATACTGATGCCCAATCTCACCAGCTAAATCAATCAATTCAAGCCAAAGCTTTCACTACGGGTCAAGATATCTTTTTTCGCCAGGGGGAATACAATCCAGGGAGCCGCGGGGGACAAGAATTGTTGGCGCACGAGTTAACTCATGTGGTGCAGCAGAATGGGGGTCAGGTACAGCGGCAAATACAGAAATCATCTGAATTGTCCCCTGGCTCTCAAATCATGAGATTGAATGATACGCAGACTGGGGAACTGCCACTCATTCAAGCAAAAGAAATTATGGGAGTGAAAGCGTTTCAAGCAGCAACTTCGGTTTCCTTCTCCCGTCGTCCATCCGAACTAAAAAAAGTTGATGAAGCACTGAAGAAAGTACAACAGGCAGGTACAGATAGCATTCTGCTGGTTGAGTTATTAGAGGCAATCGATCGCTGTCTAGATAAATTCTCAGATCTGCATCCTAGAAGATCGGGCGTTATTAGCTTGCGCGACCAAGTTATAGAACAGCAGACAGAAATTAGCCTGAAACTTCAAGATAATGACCAGCAGGCTCCAGCGGAAGGAAGAAGCCGAAGTGGAGCTTTTTCTGCTGAGAAACAAAGTGTTGGCAAAGGCAGCAATTTTAGTGATTTTGACAGCAAGCAATATCGAGTGTCAGGGCGATCGCCAAATCGGATAATTGAGGAGGTTAAGCGCACGCAATTAGGAAATGGGAAAGTCGTTTATTTCGCAATGGGTTTGGTGACTGGTTTTAACGGCAAAGCACCTCGCGTAGCACCCTATCCACAACCCGTCTCTCTAGGAGATTGGTACCCCTCTGTAACTCATATCAATGGTATGCAAGTAGCGCCAAAATCGGGACTTTTAAGCGCCGCAGCATTGCAAGAATCAGTCAACGAAGCGCTAGATGCTCAAGACGATGCCGCATTAGGACAGAATGCCATAGATGTTCTTTACACCTATAGCGCTCAACGGGGTGGTGTGGTAGCCGATCTGATTGACTGCCTCAAAGGAAAAGTCCAAGTTGACGACGAAGCAACAGAGAAGCAGGAAGAAATCATGCTAGATGCGGTGCGCCGCAAAACACGGGTTACTGTTTCTGCTCACAGCCGAGGAACGATTAAAACTGACAATGCAGTTAGAAATGTACACGAAGTTTTGAAACAAGAATATCTATTATTAGCAAGACAAGACCCCGCAGTTCTCAAAATCTATCAAGATTTTGCTCTGTTCTATCAAGAAAATGATATGGGACTAGGTATAGACCCAGAAATATTAGCGGCGGCGGCGCGAGAGGAAGCAGCTAAGAGGATGGCTAGCGATCGCGCTAAGGAGGATATGAATACTTATATCCAATTAATTTTTGCCGGAAATGCTGTACAGCATCCGTCTTCAATATTAAAAACTGACCTATATGTGGGTGGGTTTGACCCAGTTAGTTTTGCCGTCGGGACTTATAGCCACATTGGTAGTAAGATAGACTCTGCTATTGGTACGGGTGGACACGCTAAATCAACAGTTCATAGCGTGGGTAAAACTAAGGGACATGGTTTTGTCGGGAATTATGTTCCCGATGTTAGCGATAAAATTGCTGAAGACTTAAGCGGACGGGAAGATATCCAAGACAAGCGAGCTAACCAAGTTTTATCTAATATTGATCCCGAAAGGTTAGCAGAATTAGAGCAAATGGGTAACAACTCTAGAAGACGTAGGGGTAGGTAGGTTCGATCGATTAGCGATCGCGTTTCTACTTAATGATTTGAATTTGCTTTTTCTGCTGTAAATAGTAGGGAAAACTATATTTTATTCAGGTCAAAATTTTGCTGAAAGACGATGTAAATGCTGGTTTAGCAGCAATAAGTAAACCAGATAATTCATCTAAATTAATTTTAGATGAATCGGGTGGCTGCACTATTTCGCTCCCCTTGCCTCCTTCAATCGTTAAGTTGTCGGGAGGACAGTTGCAGATAGAAATAAGAATGGCAAAAACGGGTGAATATTTTACTTTATTATCACCTTTAGCAGCGATTCAGGGTCAACTAAGCCGAGAATTTTTAGACGCTTTGTTGCACAGGCAATTTTATGCCGAACAAGTTTCTAGCCTGAGTTTTGCGAGCGCAGTTGTCGGCGATAGCGATCTGCTGGTGGCAGTTCATCATTGGATGCTGGATGCGATCGCACCAGAGGAATTTAAGCGTTTATTTCAAAAATTTATCTCAGCAGTTTTATCTGCTATTCCAGAAATTAATAATATAGCTCGTTCTGAAAGATCGCTAGCACCGATTCATTCAGAGGAAAATTCTTAAATTATTGGCAGAGTTTTCGGGAATTTTGCTGTTAAATTATCTAAAATTAGAAAAAATAATCTACTTTTTCTGTAGGAAGATAGCGATCGCCTTAGAAATTGAAGATGATAGGGATGCGATCGCATCTCCATTTCAAATCACGAGGAACTACCAATCTGAATATTTCGCACTCGCACGGGTACGCAGGCGTGAGTCATTTGGGCAATTTGGATCGGTTCGCCTTTGCCGCAGTTGTTGGCACCGCACTGCATCCATTCTGAAGCTGGGCCAATGGCGTCAATACTATTCCAAAAA includes these proteins:
- a CDS encoding L-lactate dehydrogenase, whose protein sequence is MFEELFTTPTETNLDLAIARRPRKGVIIGAGQVGMACAYSILIQNTLDEMVIVDVNREKLEGEVMDLVHGLPFVEPSLVRAGTLEEGENADIVIVTAGAKQKPGENRLSLVQRNIEIFKNLIPEIVRCSPGAILLIVSNPVDIMTYVSWKLSGLPSSSVIGSGTVLDTARFRYLLAQKLQVDPRSLHAYIIGEHGDSEVPVWSKANIAGMNLLDVHDNNDLTKTAQIDEIFQQVKNAAYEIIQRKGATCYAIGLGVTQIVQAILRNQNRVLTVSSLINGLHGINDVCLSLPAVVNRQGVTRVLNFSLTPTESEQLQRSSQILRQTIQQVNL
- a CDS encoding alkaline phosphatase D family protein, which gives rise to MRLTSPSTSQEIYSVTLVPLQLNQEHDLTGVVDLKNLQPDTRYYYALFHLDREKPWELGNEQNLSFQTFPEHPTEVNFGMFSCHMPYDEHQLLNLEMWDKFKQELLDTNANFLIGTGDQVYVDGEGNKQLNIWSWLKKNKKQNPSKIDMISWYRDIYRGYWGIPQVQQLFQTFPTYMIWDDHEIMDGWGSYTPNELAAQLDTSWQLRNTQEHLRLANEMFEAAKQVYQEYEHSHNPPTDTSIDQFDYQFNCGFCSFYVLDMRGHHDYNRQELRLLGAEQWKRFDGWLNSQYDSESRVLFIVSPVPVVHFKSFAVNNLDIPYWKYTDDLRDHWDHKSNWAERDQLLKKVFEVSQKTKKPIVFLSGDVHMGAAFKLSHEQSPSAKVFQLTSSGIAYASLSKFAMNILQKIVIDENFIESNETKSPYKIEKIYVCTKNNFSLLHVKQLAHGALSIIFDLFSSDYGNKTFDRERIELNKVS
- a CDS encoding metallopeptidase TldD-related protein, whose protein sequence is MTLAKGPSLISKDRAISLLEEVIKQSEAEEVFVSLSTGEESLSRFSENQISQNISSTQFKLTITSYFGRKSASSSTTDLDSDAIASAIKRSEELARFAPEDPEWVPLLEPQVYEDRIPAFDEVTATLSPLARGEIIQRVCAMSAKAGVDGSGTLSTETNLYAIGNSRGLRACNQTTEADFSFTSRIGDGSSWSNRSAWALEQLPIEELTQQLIERAIKSRQPREVHPGAYPVVFDGAAFAALLPWIVWNLDARAADEGRSFMSRTDESGKPAGNRLGEAMFSPIVQVQRNAAHPLLQLGTFFGDGLSNDYKEVIQDGIPQTLSYSRYWAAQQGKKPTGAMYPIVMTGSDRSLADLIAQTERGILVSRAWYVRYVNPRSLVVTGMSRDGTFWIENGQIAYPIKNLRFNQSLPEMLRDVDALSTVQRYGSSVVPGVRVRAFNFSSVTDSV
- a CDS encoding DUF4157 domain-containing protein — translated: MTYERIRKSSSWNPASSQKNSHSIQSRPFAIQPKPDSQLPPTQQEIENQAFDQHKFEATGLEIQAKLGSITPEGQERLTVLQAKMDAFWQQKREITQRQGINLLEIPNLFAPRQIATPQPIQAKLTIGEPGDRYEQEADRVAAQVVSQINNAPAPKQSASGETVQRDEMPQLDEEEKLQQKPEGSIQRQDTPQLDEEDELQMKPIVQCQSGADGMAATADLETSIQQAKGSGQPLSESIREPMEKAFGADFSSVKIHTDAQSHQLNQSIQAKAFTTGQDIFFRQGEYNPGSRGGQELLAHELTHVVQQNGGQVQRQIQKSSELSPGSQIMRLNDTQTGELPLIQAKEIMGVKAFQAATSVSFSRRPSELKKVDEALKKVQQAGTDSILLVELLEAIDRCLDKFSDLHPRRSGVISLRDQVIEQQTEISLKLQDNDQQAPAEGRSRSGAFSAEKQSVGKGSNFSDFDSKQYRVSGRSPNRIIEEVKRTQLGNGKVVYFAMGLVTGFNGKAPRVAPYPQPVSLGDWYPSVTHINGMQVAPKSGLLSAAALQESVNEALDAQDDAALGQNAIDVLYTYSAQRGGVVADLIDCLKGKVQVDDEATEKQEEIMLDAVRRKTRVTVSAHSRGTIKTDNAVRNVHEVLKQEYLLLARQDPAVLKIYQDFALFYQENDMGLGIDPEILAAAAREEAAKRMASDRAKEDMNTYIQLIFAGNAVQHPSSILKTDLYVGGFDPVSFAVGTYSHIGSKIDSAIGTGGHAKSTVHSVGKTKGHGFVGNYVPDVSDKIAEDLSGREDIQDKRANQVLSNIDPERLAELEQMGNNSRRRRGR
- a CDS encoding type III secretion system chaperone — encoded protein: MLKDDVNAGLAAISKPDNSSKLILDESGGCTISLPLPPSIVKLSGGQLQIEIRMAKTGEYFTLLSPLAAIQGQLSREFLDALLHRQFYAEQVSSLSFASAVVGDSDLLVAVHHWMLDAIAPEEFKRLFQKFISAVLSAIPEINNIARSERSLAPIHSEENS